The following coding sequences are from one Acomys russatus chromosome 16, mAcoRus1.1, whole genome shotgun sequence window:
- the Ccdc182 gene encoding coiled-coil domain-containing protein 182: MEALFQTGSFLMKVNTVQGKKMVESGLQSGDLSLSQSWPSCLPLPADLEILQQKVAAVQRELEDFKKEALKAIHYLEDAFSEMNGVLAQQEEQAARVKQRLTEEEDRGVVRNKVLTFLLPREKQLREHCQQLEQMLVRSHNPLRVTRKS, encoded by the coding sequence ATGGAAGCTCTCTTTCAGACAGGCTCCTTCCTTATGAAGGTGAACACCGTACAGGGCAAGAAGATGGTGGAGAGTGGGCTCCAGTCTGGGGATCTTTCCCTGTCTCAGTCatggccctcctgcctccctctgccgGCCGACCTGGAGATCCTGCAGCAGAAAGTTGCCGCGGtgcagagggagctggaggacTTCAAGAAGGAGGCTCTGAAGGCCATCCATTACTTGGAGGATGCCTTCTCCGAGATGAATGGCGTCTTGGCACagcaggaagagcaggcggcacggGTGAAGCAGCGGCTGACGGAGGAGGAAGACCGTGGCGTCGTTCGCAACAAGGTCCTCACCTTCCTCCTGCCCCGGGAGAAACAGCTTCGTGAACACTGCCAGCAGCTGGAGCAGATGCTGGTCAGGAGCCATAACCCACTGCGAGTCACCAGGAAGAGCTAG